One Vibrio tapetis subsp. tapetis DNA segment encodes these proteins:
- a CDS encoding hybrid sensor histidine kinase/response regulator, with protein MYELLIIDDVAENLRVLQSILQRKDFRIRAATSAQVALKLIAKKVPDLIISDVQMPNITGIDLCHQLAKDEHYKSIPIILVSAFDDEQSVELAMATHSKDFFLKPYNPQEVLTRVRVQLMRVEQQKRILHQEVNSAVNQLVDGVANEISTPLGTSILTSTHMKETILHFEQLYQKQQVTNSKLKDFILFCHDSVDLNLSNLNRVADMMEMFRAISASDRERFLEDVNLISAIEKVIAHYHAKLSYMGVVVKLDGVPTTIHTDGYLLQIVLGNLIGNALSHAYDGEVAKPIEIQWQQKGDFIWICFCDNGCGVDDTQLDQVLKPFYTTKRGRAGHVGLSATVAANIIVGPLHGEIDLVSDERGLVWQFSFPIQLNDL; from the coding sequence ATGTATGAGCTTTTGATCATTGATGATGTGGCAGAGAATTTGCGAGTGTTGCAGTCTATTTTACAACGCAAAGACTTCCGTATCAGAGCGGCAACCAGCGCTCAAGTTGCGTTAAAGTTGATTGCTAAAAAAGTGCCTGACTTGATCATCTCAGATGTTCAAATGCCGAATATCACGGGCATAGATCTGTGCCACCAACTCGCTAAAGATGAACACTACAAATCTATTCCAATAATATTGGTTAGTGCATTCGATGATGAGCAAAGCGTCGAACTTGCAATGGCAACTCACAGTAAAGATTTTTTTCTTAAGCCGTATAACCCCCAAGAAGTGCTGACTCGAGTTCGAGTTCAGTTAATGAGGGTGGAACAGCAAAAACGAATACTTCACCAAGAGGTTAACTCAGCTGTAAACCAGCTGGTGGATGGTGTGGCAAATGAAATCAGTACGCCACTGGGCACTAGTATCTTAACTTCAACTCATATGAAAGAGACCATTCTCCATTTCGAACAGCTTTATCAAAAACAACAAGTCACCAATTCTAAACTGAAAGATTTCATTCTCTTTTGTCATGACAGTGTTGATTTGAATTTGAGTAACTTAAATCGCGTAGCAGACATGATGGAGATGTTTAGAGCGATCTCTGCATCTGACCGAGAGCGGTTTCTGGAAGATGTAAACCTGATATCAGCGATAGAAAAAGTAATTGCACACTATCACGCTAAACTCTCTTATATGGGAGTAGTCGTTAAATTGGATGGAGTACCCACGACGATTCACACTGATGGGTATCTGCTACAAATCGTACTAGGGAACCTCATTGGTAACGCGCTCTCTCATGCTTATGACGGCGAAGTCGCGAAACCCATTGAAATTCAGTGGCAGCAAAAAGGGGATTTTATCTGGATATGCTTTTGTGATAATGGCTGCGGTGTTGACGACACACAGTTAGACCAAGTGCTGAAACCTTTTTATACCACTAAAAGGGGTCGCGCGGGCCATGTTGGTTTAAGTGCAACGGTGGCCGCCAATATCATCGTGGGGCCGTTGCACGGAGAAATTGACTTAGTCAGTGATGAGCGAGGTTTAGTATGGCAGTTCAGTTTTCCAATTCAGTTAAACGATTTGTAG
- a CDS encoding sugar kinase, which produces MKKIALIGECMIELNGEPFSQMLQTYGGDSLNTAVYLSRIANQSIQVHYVTAMGSDPLSVGMINRWENEGVNTELVLTDNNRQPGLYLIQLDENGERTFLYWRNQSAARYLLRHPLFDQVEREILQMDMIYLSGISLAILPQVDREILIEMLQAASEKGVQIAFDSNYRPTLWDTEEQARQCYSEVLSVTDLALVTNDDERLLWGDNSDEQTLARLHSAGVKRAVLKRGKDACIFRDFDANQQEIVAPHKIEHVVDTTSAGDSFNAGFLAAWLAERAAKECAELGHQMAGTVIQHKGAIIAKEAMAHIQSIKPEIKTKEVSE; this is translated from the coding sequence ATGAAAAAAATTGCGCTTATCGGTGAGTGCATGATTGAGCTAAACGGAGAGCCGTTTAGCCAAATGCTGCAAACATACGGCGGAGACAGTTTGAATACGGCGGTGTACTTATCTCGCATCGCTAATCAAAGCATTCAGGTTCATTACGTCACCGCGATGGGGAGTGACCCCTTAAGCGTTGGTATGATCAATCGCTGGGAAAACGAAGGCGTCAATACCGAGTTAGTGCTGACAGACAACAACCGTCAGCCTGGTCTGTATTTAATTCAATTAGACGAGAACGGCGAGCGTACTTTTCTTTATTGGCGTAATCAATCGGCAGCGCGTTATTTGCTGCGTCACCCGTTATTTGATCAAGTTGAGCGTGAAATTCTGCAAATGGATATGATTTACCTCAGTGGCATAAGCTTGGCTATTTTGCCGCAGGTAGACCGAGAAATATTGATAGAGATGCTACAGGCGGCGTCTGAAAAAGGCGTACAGATTGCCTTTGATTCTAACTACCGTCCTACCTTATGGGATACGGAAGAACAAGCTAGGCAGTGCTATAGCGAAGTCCTGTCGGTGACCGATTTGGCGCTAGTCACGAACGACGATGAACGCTTGCTGTGGGGGGACAACAGTGACGAACAAACCCTCGCTAGGTTACATTCTGCTGGCGTGAAACGAGCGGTGCTTAAGCGCGGAAAAGACGCGTGTATCTTCCGTGATTTCGATGCTAACCAGCAAGAGATCGTTGCGCCCCATAAAATTGAGCATGTTGTTGATACGACATCGGCTGGTGATTCCTTTAATGCGGGCTTTTTGGCTGCATGGCTAGCTGAACGTGCAGCCAAAGAATGCGCAGAACTAGGGCACCAAATGGCGGGCACGGTAATACAGCATAAAGGAGCGATTATTGCGAAAGAAGCGATGGCTCATATTCAAAGTATCAAACCAGAAATTAAGACGAAGGAAGTAAGTGAATGA
- a CDS encoding bifunctional 4-hydroxy-2-oxoglutarate aldolase/2-dehydro-3-deoxy-phosphogluconate aldolase: MNSTLDQLAAVKIIPVIALDRAEDIIPLGRALAENGLPAAEITFRSDAAAEAIRLLREDQPNMLIGAGTVLNRAQAIAAKEAGATFVVSPGFNPNTVKACQEIGIDIVPGVNNPTAVEAALEMGLTTLKFFPAEASGGINMLKALLAPYGDIQIMPTGGVNVNNVQDYLGLDRVFACGGTWMVDKTMINEGRWDEIGRLAREAAELVK, translated from the coding sequence ATGAACAGTACATTGGATCAATTAGCGGCCGTTAAAATTATTCCCGTAATTGCGCTCGATCGCGCGGAAGATATTATTCCACTTGGCAGAGCGTTGGCTGAAAATGGCCTACCCGCGGCGGAAATCACCTTTCGCTCTGATGCGGCCGCCGAAGCGATTCGCTTACTAAGAGAAGATCAACCGAACATGCTGATCGGTGCAGGAACCGTACTTAACCGCGCTCAAGCGATAGCCGCAAAAGAAGCGGGTGCAACGTTTGTCGTTTCGCCGGGTTTTAACCCAAATACCGTCAAAGCTTGCCAAGAGATCGGCATTGATATTGTTCCGGGGGTGAATAACCCAACTGCGGTAGAAGCGGCTCTAGAAATGGGGTTAACAACACTGAAGTTCTTCCCCGCAGAAGCGTCTGGTGGCATTAACATGCTTAAAGCGTTGCTGGCGCCATACGGTGACATTCAAATTATGCCAACGGGCGGCGTAAACGTAAATAATGTCCAAGATTACCTCGGATTAGATCGTGTTTTTGCTTGCGGTGGTACTTGGATGGTCGACAAAACCATGATCAATGAAGGCCGTTGGGATGAAATTGGTCGTCTGGCTCGTGAAGCGGCTGAATTAGTGAAATAG
- a CDS encoding response regulator, whose product MLKAVVFFLSVIVSMNMKSLFTLLFSIMILVNIGVIFIVNHALSSFKNEEKSLLQLSEITLLGSELQQSSDNLTKFARAYAVTGDKKWQQLFDHVLAVRQGIAPPPKDHDFDYWDTLATINQVDSPHHNGSTFFERLSLAGMSTHEVAALSNAFAASERLVNIEQQAFTLANTAGTENRQKALLLLYSSEYLIEKAKIMTNIETAYQNGVDRIKASQDTASSIVAIMSRFMLIGIFTLVVLLSVSFWLLRRFYISPIEKMQNQVVSNVANQDYNFELDEDIKGELGQFSGAINSLLLNLRNELKLGHTVQSFNELLRGKTHTNDVISESKSFLSHYFGFPLITFYQLRNEQLEVIDSVGNWHDPNPNHMSLVTLCLQHKEAKSVKSSDGQPLNLAMGNVQLGLAELYFIPILANDSPLGVLQFGTSTALSTNEYRVLTDLVEAFSVAFQLSLNAEKQHEIEQEVARQLELNQHIIDSIPNPTYYRNRLGEYLGVNEQFCDFLGVTEQNVLGANIEDIFKDDVVYQLKRYELELLQGTKRIQFEITVANGNQQIRELVVYEAPFYDQNNSIMGVVGSFLDVTEHKQLERELIKAKESADNLNQIKGDFLANMSHEIRTPMNAIMGMTHMVLNTELNNKQRNYIDKIDSASNQLLGIINDILDFSKVEAGKLKIESTPFSLHQVLDNLINVLPTKAEHKPVELIFNVSPTLPNLLIGDPLRIGQVLINLVNNAIKFTEQGEIVVNIIETTRSHDTIKLDFSVVDTGIGMTHEQVSNLFKAFSQADTSTTRKFGGTGLGLSISKQLVSLMEGEIQVESHYGTGSKFNFELTLPYENQISSEYQMVSALALNKSVMLVDDNKTSRHVLSGILSGLGFAVTPAGSGREAIEQLNKHQQVFDLILMDWQMPSMDGLDTLEHIQHHKLSEESKVILLHSQSGQLQLSDDNAHQLDANLFKPITPYSLFNAIIACLGNEWQPVNLAHSNVEIPPLERLDNIDILLVEDNKTNQEIACTILESQGATITIAEHGLEALEKLEHQVFDLALMDMQMPVMDGISATKEIRKHLNSEQLPILAMTANAMQVDVQRCIEAGMDEHIAKPINVPNLIQKISLLTSLSGQSSKPSRAGITPVPCSEQLSLETFELEGVNTEQGIKTLLGDVDSYRTTLESFFKSMPIELAAMDKAIKEQNDDFIARKLHSLKGSSGTLSVNYVYQNIRTWEKAFKQGTPLQASQIEDLRQYVIRADKQLLATSTQLENAQQAEFSPQVADSAYSSTKKKTQGTRRIDAQFHQLIEQLNTALLDADTQSIELIEQLQQYQVSDPELLSKMSGFLNEFQFEQAADLLNKVKRSL is encoded by the coding sequence ATGCTCAAGGCAGTCGTATTTTTTCTAAGCGTGATTGTCTCAATGAATATGAAGTCCCTATTTACCTTACTATTTTCAATTATGATACTGGTGAACATTGGTGTTATCTTTATCGTGAACCACGCATTGAGCTCCTTTAAAAATGAGGAGAAATCGTTACTGCAATTATCCGAAATCACGTTATTAGGCAGCGAACTTCAACAAAGCTCAGATAACCTGACTAAATTCGCTCGAGCATACGCCGTCACTGGAGACAAAAAGTGGCAACAATTATTCGACCATGTCCTTGCAGTAAGACAAGGCATTGCCCCACCACCAAAAGATCACGACTTCGACTACTGGGATACCCTCGCAACCATTAACCAAGTCGACTCCCCTCATCATAATGGTTCCACCTTCTTTGAAAGGCTGTCGCTTGCCGGTATGTCGACTCATGAAGTCGCCGCCTTGAGTAACGCTTTCGCGGCATCGGAGCGGTTGGTCAATATCGAACAACAAGCTTTTACGCTCGCCAATACAGCAGGAACAGAAAACCGACAAAAAGCACTGTTACTTTTGTATTCCTCTGAATACCTTATCGAAAAAGCAAAGATCATGACCAACATCGAGACCGCTTATCAAAATGGTGTCGATCGCATTAAAGCCTCACAGGACACCGCTTCATCCATCGTCGCTATCATGTCTCGATTTATGCTCATTGGTATTTTTACCTTAGTCGTGTTGTTAAGTGTCTCGTTTTGGTTACTCAGACGCTTTTACATTTCTCCAATTGAAAAGATGCAAAATCAGGTGGTCTCCAATGTCGCTAACCAAGACTACAACTTCGAACTTGATGAAGACATCAAAGGAGAATTAGGCCAGTTTTCTGGTGCTATTAACTCCCTGCTCCTTAACCTACGTAATGAATTAAAGCTTGGCCACACCGTGCAGAGCTTTAATGAACTCCTCCGAGGGAAAACGCATACAAATGATGTGATATCAGAATCAAAATCCTTCTTAAGCCACTATTTTGGTTTCCCTCTCATCACCTTTTATCAATTGCGCAATGAGCAACTCGAAGTCATCGATTCTGTTGGTAATTGGCATGATCCCAACCCAAATCATATGTCTTTAGTGACTCTGTGCTTACAACATAAAGAAGCCAAGTCGGTTAAATCGAGCGATGGCCAACCGCTCAACCTCGCAATGGGCAATGTGCAACTGGGCCTCGCTGAATTGTATTTCATCCCAATTCTCGCTAACGATTCTCCGTTAGGCGTTTTACAATTTGGCACAAGCACCGCTTTATCCACAAATGAGTATCGCGTGTTGACCGACTTGGTTGAAGCCTTCTCTGTCGCATTTCAACTCAGCCTAAACGCAGAAAAACAGCACGAAATTGAACAAGAAGTCGCACGTCAGCTTGAGCTTAATCAACACATCATAGACTCGATCCCCAACCCGACTTACTACCGAAATCGCTTAGGAGAGTACTTAGGAGTAAACGAACAGTTTTGTGACTTCTTAGGAGTAACAGAACAAAATGTGCTCGGCGCCAATATAGAAGACATTTTTAAAGACGACGTCGTTTATCAGCTAAAGCGATATGAGCTGGAGTTACTGCAAGGAACCAAAAGAATTCAATTTGAAATCACGGTCGCCAACGGTAACCAACAGATCCGTGAACTTGTGGTGTACGAGGCACCGTTCTACGACCAAAACAACAGTATTATGGGCGTCGTTGGCTCATTTCTTGACGTAACTGAACACAAACAACTTGAACGTGAATTAATCAAAGCCAAAGAGTCAGCCGATAACCTTAACCAAATTAAAGGGGATTTTTTGGCCAATATGAGTCATGAAATTCGCACTCCGATGAATGCCATCATGGGCATGACCCACATGGTTCTAAATACCGAATTAAACAACAAACAACGTAACTACATAGACAAAATAGACTCAGCTAGTAACCAGTTGCTAGGTATCATCAACGACATTCTGGACTTTTCCAAAGTTGAAGCTGGCAAGCTCAAGATTGAGTCGACGCCATTCTCTCTTCATCAAGTACTCGACAACCTGATCAACGTCTTACCGACAAAAGCTGAGCATAAACCTGTTGAGCTGATCTTTAATGTCTCCCCGACATTGCCCAATCTTCTTATCGGAGATCCACTTCGCATCGGCCAAGTTCTCATCAACCTAGTGAACAACGCGATTAAGTTCACTGAACAAGGCGAAATCGTCGTCAATATTATTGAAACCACCCGCTCCCACGACACCATTAAGCTCGACTTTTCAGTAGTAGACACTGGCATCGGAATGACCCACGAACAGGTTAGCAACCTATTTAAGGCCTTCTCTCAAGCCGACACCTCGACCACTCGAAAATTTGGCGGTACCGGGCTTGGCCTGAGTATTTCCAAACAACTGGTTTCCTTAATGGAGGGGGAAATTCAAGTCGAAAGCCACTATGGAACAGGATCCAAGTTTAATTTTGAATTAACGCTGCCTTATGAAAACCAAATCAGCAGTGAGTATCAAATGGTCTCGGCACTTGCACTGAACAAATCGGTCATGCTTGTCGATGACAACAAAACATCTCGCCACGTATTAAGCGGGATACTTTCCGGGCTTGGCTTCGCCGTCACCCCCGCTGGCAGTGGCCGTGAGGCAATAGAACAGCTGAATAAACACCAACAAGTTTTTGACCTAATCTTAATGGATTGGCAAATGCCAAGCATGGATGGGCTAGACACACTAGAACATATTCAACATCACAAATTGTCGGAAGAGTCGAAAGTAATTTTGCTCCATTCACAATCTGGACAGCTCCAACTCAGCGATGATAACGCGCACCAGTTGGATGCAAACTTATTCAAACCGATTACGCCATACTCACTATTTAACGCGATTATTGCGTGCTTGGGTAACGAATGGCAGCCAGTCAATTTGGCTCACAGCAATGTCGAAATACCGCCTCTGGAGCGACTAGATAATATCGACATTTTATTGGTCGAGGACAACAAAACGAACCAAGAGATCGCGTGTACGATATTGGAAAGCCAAGGCGCAACCATCACCATTGCCGAGCATGGTCTCGAGGCGTTGGAAAAGCTTGAGCATCAAGTATTCGACCTTGCACTGATGGATATGCAAATGCCCGTCATGGACGGTATCTCCGCCACTAAGGAGATCCGAAAACACCTTAACAGTGAGCAACTGCCTATTTTAGCCATGACAGCTAACGCCATGCAGGTAGACGTTCAGCGTTGCATTGAAGCCGGCATGGATGAGCACATAGCAAAACCAATTAACGTACCCAATCTGATTCAAAAAATCTCGCTGCTAACCTCTCTCAGCGGACAATCAAGCAAACCTAGCCGTGCTGGCATTACCCCAGTTCCGTGCAGCGAGCAACTTAGCTTGGAGACGTTTGAGCTAGAAGGCGTAAACACAGAGCAAGGGATAAAAACTCTGCTAGGCGATGTCGATAGCTATCGCACCACATTAGAGTCATTCTTTAAATCTATGCCCATCGAATTAGCCGCGATGGATAAAGCAATCAAAGAACAAAACGACGACTTCATAGCCAGAAAGCTGCACAGCCTAAAAGGTTCTTCCGGCACATTATCCGTCAACTATGTTTACCAGAACATTCGTACATGGGAAAAAGCCTTCAAACAAGGTACCCCATTACAGGCCTCTCAGATTGAAGACCTAAGACAATATGTAATAAGAGCAGACAAACAACTACTCGCAACCAGTACACAACTTGAAAACGCCCAGCAAGCCGAATTCAGCCCTCAGGTTGCAGATAGCGCCTACTCCTCAACGAAGAAAAAGACGCAGGGAACCCGCCGCATAGACGCACAATTTCACCAGTTGATCGAACAACTTAATACAGCACTGCTAGATGCCGACACACAATCCATCGAACTGATAGAGCAACTCCAACAATACCAAGTATCAGACCCTGAGTTACTCTCTAAGATGAGTGGCTTCTTAAACGAATTTCAATTTGAACAAGCTGCGGACTTACTTAATAAAGTGAAGAGGAGTTTGTGA
- a CDS encoding fructuronate reductase, translated as MTTIANITKHDHIQWPNYPRDQLKSRIVHLGFGAFHRAHQGLYTCETAQKSGSDWGICEINLFGGEELVNQLRAQDHLYTVVEKGADKNTLKVSGAVTESLHPQLDGRAAVLDKMAEEQVAIVSMTITEKGYCADPATGRLDKNNGLILRDLKHRHEPDSAIAYIVEALRIRRERGIQPFTVMSCDNVQENGHVARASVLDFAMLVDEELAGWIEANVTFPCTMVDRIVPAATDETLSEIAQLMGVSDPCGIACEPFRQWVIEDKFVNGRPNWDVAGAEFVDDVVPYEEMKLRMLNGSHSFLAYLGYLGGYPHISDTMTNTAYRSAAFDMMMNAQAPSLDMPEGTDLEKYARLLIDRFTNPSLKHQTWQIAMDGSQKIPQRMGGSLRFHLEKDTDYRWIAMGIAGWMRYVGAEDEKGAQIDVRDPMAQQLKEIHNQSSSDEAVVRGLLGVEAIFSTDLIKNDAFVVEVTKAYQLIANKGARAAVASL; from the coding sequence ATGACAACGATTGCAAACATCACGAAACACGATCATATCCAATGGCCAAACTACCCACGTGACCAGCTAAAAAGCCGCATCGTTCACCTAGGCTTTGGTGCATTTCACCGCGCTCACCAAGGCTTATATACCTGTGAAACGGCTCAAAAATCGGGCAGCGACTGGGGTATTTGCGAAATCAACTTATTTGGTGGTGAAGAGTTGGTTAACCAACTTCGAGCGCAAGACCATTTGTATACGGTAGTAGAAAAAGGCGCCGATAAAAATACGCTAAAAGTCAGCGGTGCGGTGACCGAATCCTTACACCCTCAATTGGATGGTAGAGCCGCAGTGCTCGACAAAATGGCCGAAGAACAGGTCGCGATTGTTTCCATGACCATTACCGAAAAAGGCTACTGCGCAGATCCGGCAACAGGCCGTTTAGATAAAAATAATGGTCTTATCCTACGTGATTTAAAACATCGCCATGAACCAGACTCTGCGATTGCCTACATTGTGGAGGCACTGCGTATTCGCCGTGAGCGTGGCATTCAGCCATTTACCGTCATGTCTTGCGATAACGTTCAAGAAAATGGCCATGTTGCACGAGCATCGGTTCTTGATTTCGCTATGTTGGTTGATGAAGAACTTGCAGGCTGGATTGAAGCGAACGTGACGTTTCCTTGCACCATGGTTGACCGAATTGTCCCTGCGGCGACGGACGAAACCTTGAGTGAAATTGCCCAATTAATGGGGGTCAGCGACCCATGTGGTATTGCTTGTGAACCTTTCCGTCAATGGGTCATCGAAGATAAGTTCGTAAATGGCCGCCCTAATTGGGATGTGGCTGGTGCCGAATTTGTTGATGACGTTGTGCCATATGAAGAAATGAAGTTACGCATGCTTAATGGCAGTCATTCATTTTTGGCTTACCTTGGCTACCTTGGCGGTTACCCGCACATCTCAGATACGATGACCAATACGGCCTATCGCAGTGCGGCTTTTGACATGATGATGAACGCTCAGGCTCCAAGCTTAGATATGCCTGAAGGCACCGATCTGGAAAAATACGCCCGCTTGTTGATTGACCGTTTTACTAACCCATCACTGAAGCACCAAACGTGGCAAATTGCGATGGACGGCAGCCAAAAAATCCCTCAACGCATGGGTGGTTCGTTGCGTTTCCATTTAGAGAAAGACACGGATTATCGTTGGATTGCGATGGGTATTGCCGGGTGGATGCGTTATGTCGGCGCTGAAGATGAAAAAGGCGCACAGATTGATGTGCGTGACCCTATGGCACAGCAGCTAAAAGAAATCCACAACCAAAGCAGCAGTGACGAAGCCGTGGTCAGGGGGTTACTCGGAGTTGAAGCGATTTTCTCTACTGACCTCATCAAGAACGATGCGTTTGTCGTTGAAGTGACTAAAGCGTATCAGCTGATTGCGAACAAGGGTGCCCGAGCTGCGGTCGCGTCTCTGTAA
- a CDS encoding ATP-binding protein — protein MNASASIFYQIITNLTHNSIKHGFVLPNKQGERQIRIMLSQDENNVMMEFKDTGVGVDEALIGQIFDPFVTSNRGQGGTGLGAHIVYNLVTSALKGSIAANNIKGGGLAITISIPNSQVSPLDSV, from the coding sequence ATGAACGCTTCAGCCAGTATTTTTTATCAAATCATTACTAACTTAACCCATAATTCGATCAAACACGGCTTTGTGCTGCCTAACAAGCAAGGAGAAAGGCAAATACGTATCATGTTGTCTCAAGATGAAAACAACGTGATGATGGAATTTAAGGACACGGGCGTCGGTGTAGATGAAGCATTGATTGGGCAAATTTTTGACCCATTTGTCACCAGTAACCGAGGCCAAGGTGGAACAGGCTTAGGGGCGCATATAGTCTATAACTTGGTGACATCGGCACTAAAAGGGAGTATTGCTGCAAACAATATCAAAGGAGGCGGGCTTGCGATCACGATCAGCATCCCTAATTCCCAAGTTTCTCCCCTTGACTCTGTTTAG
- the uxaC gene encoding glucuronate isomerase, protein MKQFMCEDFLLGNDTARRLYHDYAADMPIFDYHCHLNPQEVADDRQFGNMAQIWLEGDHYKWRGMRAAGVPEALITGKEASDYDKFIAWANTVPKTLGNPLYHWSHLELRRPFGITGKLLGPDTADEIWGQCNEMLQSSEFSARGIMKQMNVVMAGTTDDPIHSLEHHKKIAEDSSFDIDVLPSWRPDRAFKIELDGFGEYMQLLSETADIEIIRFADLLTALERRLDHFDAHGCRAADHGIEVVRFGKVPSETELDAMLARRLKGQALQDNEVDQFSTAVQVWLGQQYCKRHWVMQLHIGAQRNNNSRMFDLLGPDSGFDSIADQPFALQLACLLDAIDQGDQLPKTILYCLNPRDNEMIATMVGNFQGGGVAGKIQFGSGWWFNDQKDGMQRQLEQLSQLGLLSQFVGMLTDSRSFLSYTRHEYFRRILCDMLGRWVENGEVPNDIGMLGGLVKDICSNNAQAYFAKPGA, encoded by the coding sequence ATGAAACAGTTTATGTGTGAAGATTTCCTATTAGGCAATGATACGGCGCGTCGTCTTTATCATGATTATGCTGCTGATATGCCGATTTTCGATTACCACTGTCATCTAAACCCACAGGAAGTGGCTGATGATCGTCAGTTTGGCAATATGGCACAAATATGGTTAGAGGGTGACCACTACAAATGGCGCGGTATGCGTGCGGCCGGTGTTCCAGAAGCACTCATCACAGGTAAAGAAGCCAGCGACTATGACAAGTTCATCGCGTGGGCGAATACCGTACCTAAAACCCTTGGTAATCCTCTATACCATTGGAGCCATTTAGAATTGCGTCGCCCATTTGGCATTACAGGCAAACTGCTTGGCCCCGATACGGCGGATGAAATTTGGGGCCAATGCAATGAAATGCTGCAAAGTTCGGAGTTCTCGGCGCGTGGCATCATGAAGCAAATGAACGTGGTGATGGCAGGGACAACCGATGATCCGATCCATAGCCTAGAACACCATAAGAAAATAGCGGAAGATTCAAGCTTTGATATTGATGTGTTACCGAGCTGGCGCCCCGATAGAGCTTTTAAAATTGAACTGGACGGTTTCGGCGAATACATGCAATTGCTCAGTGAAACGGCGGACATAGAGATTATTCGTTTTGCTGACTTACTTACGGCATTAGAGCGTAGGTTAGATCATTTTGACGCGCACGGTTGCCGCGCAGCAGATCACGGAATTGAAGTCGTCCGTTTTGGTAAAGTACCGAGTGAAACCGAGCTCGACGCTATGTTAGCTCGTCGCTTGAAAGGTCAGGCACTGCAAGATAACGAAGTTGATCAGTTCAGCACGGCCGTACAAGTTTGGCTTGGCCAGCAGTACTGCAAGCGTCATTGGGTGATGCAGTTACACATTGGTGCACAGCGTAATAACAATTCCCGCATGTTTGATTTACTTGGCCCTGATAGTGGTTTTGATTCCATCGCCGATCAGCCATTTGCCTTGCAATTAGCCTGTTTGCTCGATGCTATCGATCAAGGTGATCAACTACCAAAAACGATCCTGTACTGTTTGAACCCACGAGATAACGAAATGATCGCAACCATGGTAGGCAACTTCCAAGGGGGAGGCGTGGCAGGTAAAATTCAGTTTGGCTCTGGTTGGTGGTTTAATGATCAAAAAGATGGCATGCAGCGTCAACTAGAACAGCTTTCTCAACTCGGATTACTGAGCCAGTTCGTCGGCATGTTAACGGATTCACGTAGCTTTTTATCTTACACTCGTCATGAATATTTCCGTCGTATTCTGTGTGATATGTTGGGGCGCTGGGTTGAAAATGGCGAAGTGCCAAACGACATTGGCATGCTAGGTGGGTTAGTGAAAGACATTTGCAGCAATAACGCCCAAGCTTATTTCGCGAAGCCAGGAGCCTAG
- a CDS encoding YgjV family protein codes for MIEMNVAQGVGLFAFLIGATAFLQKDGRKFRLHLMVFQLVLCSHFVLMGAMVAAIGCGISALRSYASTKTKSLWVMSGFIAMLWLMGVPQLNHYYELLTLFGTSVATYGLFRAQGVSMRLLVLFNSCCWLTNNLLLGSVGGTLMETTFILVNGYTIARVVIEQRAENKLLMK; via the coding sequence ATGATAGAAATGAATGTGGCACAAGGTGTCGGGTTGTTCGCATTTTTGATTGGAGCAACGGCATTTTTGCAAAAAGATGGCCGTAAATTTCGCCTGCATTTAATGGTGTTCCAACTCGTATTGTGCAGTCATTTCGTTTTGATGGGCGCGATGGTTGCGGCAATTGGCTGCGGGATTAGTGCACTAAGAAGTTATGCTTCCACCAAAACCAAATCATTGTGGGTAATGAGTGGTTTCATTGCGATGTTGTGGCTGATGGGCGTACCGCAACTCAATCATTACTATGAATTACTGACATTGTTTGGCACATCAGTGGCAACTTACGGATTATTTCGAGCTCAAGGGGTTTCAATGAGGCTGCTGGTGTTGTTTAACTCTTGCTGTTGGTTAACCAACAATTTGCTACTGGGCTCTGTCGGAGGAACGTTAATGGAAACAACGTTTATTCTGGTTAATGGATACACCATCGCTCGGGTTGTCATCGAGCAACGAGCAGAGAATAAGCTGCTGATGAAATAG